In the Prochlorococcus marinus str. MIT 9312 genome, TCCATTGAATACCTACTTGATCAGCTTTGTAAGTACTTATTTCACTATATAGTGTATTTTTTTTAGAAATTATTTCTTTAAATGCTGAAGGACAGGTTGTAATTCGTCCATCAAATTCGGGAATAATTATTTGCATTAATAAATCAGATGAATTCATTCCAATAGATGATTTTAGCCACTTTTTTCTTGATCTATTAGAAGAAAGAAGCTGTAAAATTGGAATTTTAAGAGAAGTAAAAATATTTGTTGAATTTTCAATTAAATCGTTATTTTTGATTTGCGATGAAGAAAATGAAGTTGTGGTAATTATTAGTTTAATATCTTCTTTTTTAAAAATGTCTATTAATTTCTTCTGAATAATATGATCTTTTAGTGTTGAAATAAAAAATGTTTTAGGAGATAGTCCGCATTTTCTTAATTGCAAGTTAAGTTTTTCGTTTACTTCAATTTCATTAGCTAAAAAAAGTGATTTATAGGATATTATTCCTATCTTTTCGCCTTTTTCATTTTTCCAATCATGTAAATAGGGATCTGCATAAAAAGTAATATTTAAAAACTCATCAGGAATTAATTTTTCATCTACAACTAAAAAATTTAAACAATTAAGAAACTTTCTATAATTATCCAGTCCTCCAGATCTTAGTAATCTAGAAATATTTAATGCAATATTTTTATCTATACTACTTATTTCACATAAGGAAATTTCCTGATCAATGGTACCTGATAGGATTACTAACTTCCTTTTTTTATTAACTGCTTGCCAATTTAAAAGTTGTTCAATTCCATAGTTCCATGTACCTTTATCTCCAAATATTCTAAGTACGACAACTTTTGCATAATTAATTGTTTTTAATAAATAATTATCTATTTGAGCTGAGGAATTTAAATTAGAAATTTCTAAAGCTCTTATATTATTTTTTAATGAAGCAAATTCTTTTTCTAACAATAAGTTTGATATAAGATTTAAATCAGCCTTGACACTTGTTATAAAAATAAAATCTGCAGCTGGTTGCTCAATTAAATCATCCTTATTCTTTTCATTTCCTGCTATATTTAATATCCTGTGCATTTTTATATATAAATAAGGTTTAGAATACGTACGTTGGATAAAACAAGTTTACCTTAATTAAATAAATTAAATATGCATGAATTTCTTCCATACGCCTGGTTCGAAGGTAAATGTATTCCATTTAAAGAAGCAAAAATATCAATAGCTACTCATGCACTACATTACGGTACTGCTGCATTTGGAGGAATGCGAGCGATACCTAACCCAACAAACAAAGAAGAATTTCTTTTGTTTAGAACTGATAAACATATAAAAAGATTATCTCAAAGTGCAAAATTACTCTTAACTGAAATTTCTGAAGAATATATTTTTAAAGCTTTAGAAGAAGTTATAAAAAGAAACAAGCCAGAAAAACCTATTTATATAAGACCATTTGTATATACAAGCGATTTAGGTATAGCTCCAAGGTTACACAATATTGAAACAGATTTCTTTATTTATTGTATTGAACTAGGAGATTATTTATCCCCAGATGGTGTTTCTTGTAGAATGAGTAGTTGGACAAGACAAGAAGATAGATCTCTCCCCTTAAGAGGAAAAATAAGTGGAGCATATATTACTAGTTCATTAGCAAAAACAGAAGCTAGTTTATCTGGTTTTGATGAAGCCCTGCTATTAAATTCAAGTGGTAAGGTAAGCGAAGCTAGTGGTATGAATTTATTTATTGTAAGGAATGGAGACTTAATCACTCCTGGTGTTGATCAAGATATCCTTGAGGGGATTACTAGAGCTAGTGTAATTGAATTAGCAAAATCATTTGGAATAAATGTAATTGAGAGACCTGTTGATAAAACAGAATTATTAATAGCAGATGAAGTTTTTCTAACTGGTACAGCAGCAAAAATTACACCAGTTAAAAAAATCGAATCAACTGAATTAAATGTTGAAAGACCAATAATGAATAAATTAAAAAGTAAGCTTATAGAAATAACAGAAGGTCGTTCTCAAGACTATGATAATTGGGTAACAAGAATTTCACTAATATAAATTTTTAGCTAAAAATGGAATCTTTCAGAACCTATCTAAATAGAGATGAAAAACCATTAATTATTTTTGACGGAGGTACTGGAACATCTTTTCAGAACTTAAATCTTACTGCAGATGACTTTGGAGGAAAAGAATTAGAGGGATGTAATGAAAACCTTGTTTTATCATCGCCAGAGGTAGTTGAGAACGTTCATAATTCATTTTTAGAAGCAGGTTGTCATGTTATAGAAACTAATACATTTGGAGCCTCATCAATAGTTCTTGATGAATATGATATTGCGGATAAGGCTTATGAGATAAATAAAAATGCGGCATTTATAGCAAAAAAAGCTGCTGACAAATACTCATCAGTTGATAAACCAAGGTTTGTAGCAGGTTCAATTGGGCCAACAACTAAATTACCCACCTTAGGACATATAGATTTTGATGAATTAAAGCAATCATATAAAGAACAAATTTATGGTCTTATAGATGGAGGAGTTGATCTTCTTTTGATTGAAACTTGTCAGGATGTTTTACAAATTAAATCTGCATTATTAGCATCAAAAGAAATTCTCGAAAGTAAAAATATTGATATACCTTTAATGGTATCTATAACAATGGAAACAACAGGTACTATGCTTGTTGGATCTGATATTGCATCTGCATTAACAATATTAGAGCCATTTAATATAGATATCCTTGGACTTAATTGTGCAACTGGTCCAGAGCAAATGAAGGAACATATTAAATATTTGTCTGAAAATTCTCCCTTCGCTATAAGCTGTATTCCCAATGCAGGTCTTCCTGAAAACATTGGTGGTGTAGCTCACTATAGATTAAAGCCAATAGAATTAAAGATGCAGTTAATGAATTTTATATATGACTTTAATGTTCAATTAATAGGTGGATGTTGTGGGACAACACCTGAACATACAAAATACCTCTCTTCAATAATAGATGAAATTATTGATAATGAAAGGACTAACAACAATGGCAAGAAAAATTCAAGTGGTTTTATTCCATCTGCCTCATCAATATATAACTCTGTGCCATACAAACAAGACAATTCAATTTTGATAGTAGGAGAAAGATTAAATGCAAGTGGATCGAAAAAGGTAAGGGAGTTATTAAATAACGACGATTGGGATGGCTTAGTTGCAATTGCCAAGCAGCAACAAAAAGAAAATGCTCACGTTCTTGATGTAAATGTCGATTATGTAGGAAGAGACGGAGTGAAAGATATGAAAGAAATAACATCAAGACTAGTTACCAATATAAATTTACCATTAATGATTGACTCTACAGATGCTGACAAAATGGAAAGTGGATTAAAGTCAGCTGGTGGTAAATGTATTATAAATTCAACCAATTACGAAGATGGCAATGAAAGGTTTGATCAAGTTCTAAATTTAGCCTTAGGGTATGGTTCAGGTCTTGTCGTTGGAACAATTGATGAAGATGGAATGGCAAGGAATTCAGAAAAAAAATATAAGATTGTCAAACGAGCGATTAATAGAACAAGAGAATGTGGTTTGTCAGATTATGAGCTATTTTTTGATCCATTAGCTCTGCCAATATCTACAGGGATAGAAGAAGATAGATTAAACGCTAAAGAAACTATTAGTGCTATTTTAAAAATTCGTGAAAATTTCCCAGATATTCATATCATACTTGGGATATCAAACATTAGTTTTGGTCTTTCACCATTATCAAGAATTAATCTAAATTCAATATTTTTAGATGAATGCATTAAAGCAGGATTAGATTCTGCTATCATCGCACCAAATAAAATTTTGCCATTATCAAAAATTACTGAAGAAACTAAAAAGCTTTGCTTAGATTTGATTTATGATAAAAGAGAATTTGAAGATGATATTTGTATTTATGATCCATTAGTTGAATTAACAAAGGCTTTTCAAGATTTATCCATTCAAGATTTCAAAAAAGCATCTTCAGATAATAAAAACCAAACTCTTGAAGAAAGTCTGAAAAATCATATTATTGATGGAGAAAAAATAGGATTAGAGGATCAATTAAATAAAGCGTTAAAAAAATATAAACCTCTTGAAATAATTAATACCTTTTTATTAGATGGGATGAAAGTTGTAGGAGATTTATTTGGCTCAGGTCAAATGCAATTGCCATTTGTACTCCAATCCGCTGAAACAATGAAATTTGCTGTTTCAATTTTAGAACCATATATGGAAACTGTAGATGAAAAAATATCAAATGGAAAACTCTTAATTGCAACTGTCAAAGGCGATGTACATGATATTGGAAAAAATTTGGTAGATATAATACTTACAAATAATGGTTATGACGTAATAAATCTAGGAATAAAGCAAGATGTTTCAGCAATTATAGATGCACAAAAAAAGCACAATGCAGATTGCATCGCTATGAGCGGATTACTTGTTAAATCAACTGCTTTTATGAAAGATAATTTAGAGGCTTTTAACAATGAAAATATTAGTGTACCAGTAATATTAGGAGGTGCAGCCTTAACCCCAAAATTTGTAAATGAGGACTGCAGCAAAATATATAAAGGGAAAATATTGTACGGAAAAGATGCGTTCACTGATCTTAAATTCATGAATGAATATATGGATAATAAGAAAAAGGGTAATTGGTCAAATACAGAGGGTTTCATTAACAATGAGGGTATAAATATTAATTTAGCCTCATCAAAATCCAACTCTCAAGCTGTTAAACAATCAATATCCATACAAACCGAGACTTCCAAATTAAATTTAAAAGAAAATTTTATAAGATCTAAATTTATAAATGAAGAAGATCCAATTCAAGCCCCTTTCTTGGGAACGAAAGTCTTGAACGATGTTGATATAGATTTAAATAAGTTAATATTTTATTTAGATACAAAAGCTCTATTTAGCGGACAATGGCAAATAAAAAAAGGAAAAAACCAAAGCGTAGATGAATACAATAACTATTTGGATTCATATGCTAAACCATTATTAAATAAATGGTTAGAGATAATTATAGAGAAAAAACTTATATCACCCAAAGCAGTTTATGGATATTTCAGATGCGGGAGAAAAGATAATAGTATTTTCTTATTTGATGAAAAATCATTAAATAAAATTTCCCAATTTAATTTTCCACGACAAAAATCTGGGAATAATTTATGCATAGCTGATTTTTATTGCGATTTGAAAAATGATAAACCGATAGATATATTTCCTATGCAGGCAGTAACCATGGGCGATATTGCTAGTGAATATTCTCAAAAATTATTTAAAGAAGATAAATATAGCGATTATTTGTTATTCCATGGACTTACAGTGCAATTAGCAGAAGCTCTAGCTGAGTATGTCCATGCATTAATTCGTATTGAATGTGGATTTAGGTCTGAAGAACCAGACAAAAATAGAGAAATACTAGCTCAAAAATATAGAGGAGCTAGATATTCTTTTGGTTATCCTGCATGTCCAAAAGTATCTGATTCAAACATACAATTATCATTGTTGGATGCAAAAAGAATAAACTTGACCATGGATGAATCTGAACAACTTCATCCAGAACAAAGTACTACAGCTATCATTTCACTACACTCAAAAGCTAAATATTTCAGCGCTTAAGCTAAATCTTTAGTTGTTTTCTAAATATTCAATAATTTCTTCCTGTAGTTCTTCCTTCGTTTCATTATCACCCAGATCAAGTCCCTCACCCGCGGCATCTTGTGTTAACTCAAGATAATATGAAGCACCATCACTAGATAAAAATTCTAATGCGGAAGTTTCATCACTATCTTTAAAAGCCTCATAAAGAGCTTTAAATGCAATGTTTTCAGTAAAGTCCCAATCCATAATGAAAAAAACCTTATTAGAATTATTACCTCCTTACCCCCCATACTCGTCAACCTTTTTTAAAGAAATGTTGGTGTTTTATTATTATTAAAAAACTATGACCATAAATAATCAAAATCAGTTAAATGTCCTTGGGGAGAAAATTGAGATTTGTAGTTGCGCACCTATGACAGGGTGGTTCAGGGATGGATTTTGCAACTATGACAAAAATGATGGAGGGAATCATTCCATATGTTGTGTAATGGATGATAATTTCCTGAAATATAGTAAATCACAAGGTAATGATTTAATAACTCCCATGCCTATTTATTCCTTCCCAGGACTAAAAGATGGTGATCATTGGTGTATTTGTCTTGATAGGTGGAAGCAAGCATTATTAGACGGTCTTGCACCAAAAGTCATATTAGAATCAACGAATATTGTAGTCTTAGAATCAGTACCTCTGGAAAAATTGAAAGAATATCAATTTAATAAAAAATAATTACAATTTTATTTTTTTTTTTAAAATGATAATGATAAATTTTTTTAAATGAGTTTAGAAATATATTGGAAAAAAGCACTAGAACAAACTAGATTATCAATTGATGATGAATCATTATATCCTCTCAAAACCGATATAATTACAAGAGATTTATATGAAAAAGACGACTTCATAATTAGGAAACTCGATACTTCAAAATTTAATAAAAAAAAAATTTATGGTCCTAAGCAAAATCCATTTTGTCCTTGGGAAACGATACTAGAAATTGATAAAATTGGTGATAATCATCAACTAATATTAAATAAGTACCCTGTACAAAAAGGTCATATTTTACTTATTACAAATGAATGGAAACCTCAAAATGGATGGTTAGATATTAAAGATTGGAGAGCGATCCAACAAGTTAATAAAGATACTAGTGGATTATGGTTTTTCAATAGTTCTCCAATTGCGGGAGCAAGTCAACCTCACAGGCATTTTCAACTTCTGCGTAGATCTAAAGGTGAGATATCATGCCCTAGAGAAAAGTGGTTTTTAGAGATGAACTCATATCAAGATCTAGATAGTAAGCTTAAAAAAAATATTATTGTATCCAAATTTAATTTTTTAGAAAATCCATCATGTCTTTTTGAATTTTACTTAGAATTATGCAAGAAATTAGGACTTGGGGACCCTATTAGTGATAAGAAACCGATATATCCTTACAATATTTTAATAACTAATAAATGGATCGCTATTATAAAAAGAAAAAATGATCATATTCATGGTTTCAGTATTAACGGTTTAGGATTCGCAGGATATCTATTAGTAACTGAAAGTTCAAATATAAATTATTTAAAGAAATTTGGCCCTGAAAAACTTCTAGAAAGTTTTGTTTGAATACTAGTTAGTTACTTCAACTTCATTATCCCTGCTTATTTGGCTTTCTAGAACTTCTATAGATGCTGTTACAGAGGCAATTTTACGTTCAAGTGAATCCTTAATATAATTGAGCATTTCTAATTTCTTATGTTGATAAAAACTCTTTTTTTCTTTAGATGACTTGAAATAACAATTAAACATTTTTTTTGTATTTATTATAAAAAGATACTTAATTGACTTGTGACATAAAAATAAATTGGTTTTAATTTAAAAACAATATTCCGTATGGACTTTCAATTTTTTTTGAATAAAATTAAATAAATTCCATACTATTCAAGAAAATATTATTGAATATTCCTGACAACTCAAATACAAAAAGAATTTCAATTGATTTACCTGAGGAACTAATTTCCAGGTTTGATCAATTACGAAAAGAGTGGGGATTTAGAGCAAGAGGACCTGTAATAGAAAAGATACTTAAAGAACTTCTTCAAGAAGATGATTTATTACCTAAGAACCAACAGCAAGAAATAGACTTTAACGAGAATAATAATAATAAAAATTTAAATATTGATGAAGATACTGCATTGGTATTAATTAAATCAGACGTAAAAAAAGAAGTTAATGAGATATCTTTGAATAAAAGATTTACAAATAACAATCAATATAAAGAAAAAGCCAACTCAAACATAAGCCTTCCCAATTTTGTTAAAAAAAAAGTAAAGAATCTAAGAAGAAGTATTAATAGTGAAAAATTAAAGGAGAATATTAATGATATTCAAATTAATACAATTAAAGAAACTGAATTAATAAAATGTCGAATTGAGTTAATTAGTCATTGGAAAACCTTATATGGATCAGTTCCTAATGATCATGTAGTAAAAGCATCGATGGATTGGTTTGAAAGGGATATATGGCCAAATCTTGATGGAACTGAAAATCTACCCTTTACGTGGAGTGCAGCCAATAAATTAATGTCAGAATTATGCCCATTTTGGATAAAGAAAAATCCTTCCCTTGAAATTGTTTTATTAATGATTGGCGTTTTAGAAGACCCTTTTGCTACATCAGATCTGATAAATAGAATACCAACACTTATGAGAAGGTTTATCAGTAGATTTAAGCGAAATAATAGATCAAATTCATTTGAAACTTTGGACTCAACAATGACAGTACATGGGGCACTTAAATTATTGAAATTATCAACATCCGCAGGATCCGCTCATACGTTCCGCAAAATTAGGGAGGCCTATAAATCAATAGCATTAGAGAAGCATCCAGATGCTGGAGGATCAACAGATCAAATGAGAAAATTAAATGAAGCGTATCAATTGCTAAAAAATCTTTATAGAAATTAGTATACTAATTCTCAAATAAGACTATTTATAAGTCTAATTAATAGTCTCATATAAGATATATGTTAAATTTAGAATTTCTAATTTTCGTCAATTATTTATTCAAATTAATGGAAACAATAATTATGTATAAATGAAATTAAAATAAAATTTACTTTTAAAAATAAAATTTTTTGTATAGTACTTCTTATATGAGACTTATTATAAGTCTAATAGATAGTCTCAAATTAGATATGTAAGATATAATAATTAATCAATTTATACGAAAACCCCCCAACTGTTTATTGCATAGGAAAAATTGAACAATAAATCAATAAACTATGTCCTTTCAATGTCCAAGATATTAATAAGGACTAGAAAGTCTTACTATAAGGTCCTTTTGTGTCTTGCCGTACTGTCTTAAAGACAGTACTAATTAGACTGAAGCTTTTGAATCGCAGTTTGCTTGTCAATACTAGGAACATCGCTTAATCCGTTTGCATCAAACCAAGGAGCATTAGCCCAATCAAACCCTTCCCCGAAAGTATTATCTGGAGAAGTTATATACCAATGACATGAAGCGTCAGGTACATCAACAGAGCATTTTGACCAATCGTCTGACCACTGAGGGACTTGTACCCAAAGCACTGAAGAAAGCAATAAAGATAGAAAACTGATCATGTACTTTATAATACAACATTAATCAGTTTTATATGATTATTACTTGTCTTATACTAGAATTAATATTAGACTAGTTTTTAGTCTAATATAAGACTTTTGGGAAGCTAATTTCTCAATTTAGTCTGAAAACTTTTTTCAATATTAGAAATGATGCTTGAGTGTATTGTTTTGATATCTGAGTCCAGTAATGTTTTATCTTGAGCTCTATAAGATAATCTAAATGTATAGCTTATATAATCCTCCCCAAGTTTAATATCTTCAAAAATATCTATTAAATAAACATCCTCTAAAAGATTTTTTCCTGTTTTTTTTATTAGTGAAGTTATATCGCTAATTAAGAATTTCTTACTGAAAACAAAATTTATATCCCTTTCTATTTTCGGAACAATTGGGTATTGCTTAAATATTGGAATCCATTTATTTTTTCTTGTACTAGCACCCAAAAGGTTATCTACATTTATGCTAAATAAATAAACGATTTTTAATGATTTCTTTTCTAGTATTAATTTGGGATGTATTTCGCCAAAATAACCTGCATCTTTTCCTTCAATAATCAATTTTGCTGTTCTGCCTGGATGTAGAAAATCAATTGAATCAGTAGGTTTATCATCAATTTTTATATTCAAAGATGATAAGGCTTCCTTTAACTTTCCTCTAGCCTGATAATAATTAAGATCATTATCCTTGTTAGAATTTACCCACTTTTCAAATCTTTTATTGCCAAAAATTGCACCATTCAGTACTTCTTTTTGAATGAACTCAGTATTCTTATGAAAAACATTTCCAATTTCAAATATATAACAACTGTTTTGTCCAGCTTTTATATTACGGTTTACTATTTCCAAATGTTCTTTCCAAATATTATCTCTTAGGCAGCTAGTTTCTAATAACAAAGGATTAGATATCTTTATAAGTGTTTCTTTATCTTCTGGAACAAGAGAGTAGCTAAGAACCTCGTTAAAACCATTTTCTGTAAATCCATTTTTTACCTTTCTCAATGCCAACTGCTCTGATGACAATTTCCCAGGTTTAATTGGATTAGGAAGGTTCAAGTCGAATCTGTCATACCCTATTAATCTCGCAATTTCTTCAATTAAATCTATTTCTCTTATTAAATCTTGTGATCTATTTGGAATTACTGCTACATCCCAACCATATTCTTTACTTTTTAAAGAACAACCTATGAGTGTTAATTTATCAACTATTTCAGTATCAGATATATTTCTTTTTTCAAATTGATCGTTAATGATTAATGGACCAAGAATTTTATGTATTCGACTTCTCCGTAATTTAATAAAAATATCCTCATTATTTTTTAAATTAGAAGTATTGATGATGGGTAAATTAATAGAAAAATATTCTTCTAAAAGATTCATTGCTCTTGTAA is a window encoding:
- a CDS encoding molecular chaperone DnaJ, producing the protein MNIPDNSNTKRISIDLPEELISRFDQLRKEWGFRARGPVIEKILKELLQEDDLLPKNQQQEIDFNENNNNKNLNIDEDTALVLIKSDVKKEVNEISLNKRFTNNNQYKEKANSNISLPNFVKKKVKNLRRSINSEKLKENINDIQINTIKETELIKCRIELISHWKTLYGSVPNDHVVKASMDWFERDIWPNLDGTENLPFTWSAANKLMSELCPFWIKKNPSLEIVLLMIGVLEDPFATSDLINRIPTLMRRFISRFKRNNRSNSFETLDSTMTVHGALKLLKLSTSAGSAHTFRKIREAYKSIALEKHPDAGGSTDQMRKLNEAYQLLKNLYRN
- the metH gene encoding methionine synthase, whose amino-acid sequence is MESFRTYLNRDEKPLIIFDGGTGTSFQNLNLTADDFGGKELEGCNENLVLSSPEVVENVHNSFLEAGCHVIETNTFGASSIVLDEYDIADKAYEINKNAAFIAKKAADKYSSVDKPRFVAGSIGPTTKLPTLGHIDFDELKQSYKEQIYGLIDGGVDLLLIETCQDVLQIKSALLASKEILESKNIDIPLMVSITMETTGTMLVGSDIASALTILEPFNIDILGLNCATGPEQMKEHIKYLSENSPFAISCIPNAGLPENIGGVAHYRLKPIELKMQLMNFIYDFNVQLIGGCCGTTPEHTKYLSSIIDEIIDNERTNNNGKKNSSGFIPSASSIYNSVPYKQDNSILIVGERLNASGSKKVRELLNNDDWDGLVAIAKQQQKENAHVLDVNVDYVGRDGVKDMKEITSRLVTNINLPLMIDSTDADKMESGLKSAGGKCIINSTNYEDGNERFDQVLNLALGYGSGLVVGTIDEDGMARNSEKKYKIVKRAINRTRECGLSDYELFFDPLALPISTGIEEDRLNAKETISAILKIRENFPDIHIILGISNISFGLSPLSRINLNSIFLDECIKAGLDSAIIAPNKILPLSKITEETKKLCLDLIYDKREFEDDICIYDPLVELTKAFQDLSIQDFKKASSDNKNQTLEESLKNHIIDGEKIGLEDQLNKALKKYKPLEIINTFLLDGMKVVGDLFGSGQMQLPFVLQSAETMKFAVSILEPYMETVDEKISNGKLLIATVKGDVHDIGKNLVDIILTNNGYDVINLGIKQDVSAIIDAQKKHNADCIAMSGLLVKSTAFMKDNLEAFNNENISVPVILGGAALTPKFVNEDCSKIYKGKILYGKDAFTDLKFMNEYMDNKKKGNWSNTEGFINNEGININLASSKSNSQAVKQSISIQTETSKLNLKENFIRSKFINEEDPIQAPFLGTKVLNDVDIDLNKLIFYLDTKALFSGQWQIKKGKNQSVDEYNNYLDSYAKPLLNKWLEIIIEKKLISPKAVYGYFRCGRKDNSIFLFDEKSLNKISQFNFPRQKSGNNLCIADFYCDLKNDKPIDIFPMQAVTMGDIASEYSQKLFKEDKYSDYLLFHGLTVQLAEALAEYVHALIRIECGFRSEEPDKNREILAQKYRGARYSFGYPACPKVSDSNIQLSLLDAKRINLTMDESEQLHPEQSTTAIISLHSKAKYFSA
- a CDS encoding DUF4922 domain-containing protein; translated protein: MSLEIYWKKALEQTRLSIDDESLYPLKTDIITRDLYEKDDFIIRKLDTSKFNKKKIYGPKQNPFCPWETILEIDKIGDNHQLILNKYPVQKGHILLITNEWKPQNGWLDIKDWRAIQQVNKDTSGLWFFNSSPIAGASQPHRHFQLLRRSKGEISCPREKWFLEMNSYQDLDSKLKKNIIVSKFNFLENPSCLFEFYLELCKKLGLGDPISDKKPIYPYNILITNKWIAIIKRKNDHIHGFSINGLGFAGYLLVTESSNINYLKKFGPEKLLESFV
- a CDS encoding branched-chain amino acid transaminase, which encodes MHEFLPYAWFEGKCIPFKEAKISIATHALHYGTAAFGGMRAIPNPTNKEEFLLFRTDKHIKRLSQSAKLLLTEISEEYIFKALEEVIKRNKPEKPIYIRPFVYTSDLGIAPRLHNIETDFFIYCIELGDYLSPDGVSCRMSSWTRQEDRSLPLRGKISGAYITSSLAKTEASLSGFDEALLLNSSGKVSEASGMNLFIVRNGDLITPGVDQDILEGITRASVIELAKSFGINVIERPVDKTELLIADEVFLTGTAAKITPVKKIESTELNVERPIMNKLKSKLIEITEGRSQDYDNWVTRISLI
- a CDS encoding DUF2237 family protein translates to MTINNQNQLNVLGEKIEICSCAPMTGWFRDGFCNYDKNDGGNHSICCVMDDNFLKYSKSQGNDLITPMPIYSFPGLKDGDHWCICLDRWKQALLDGLAPKVILESTNIVVLESVPLEKLKEYQFNKK
- the pheT gene encoding phenylalanine--tRNA ligase subunit beta, with protein sequence MKVSQNWLKNLVEISSTPVDLSEKLSIGGFEVESLEDCSKNVNGVVLGKVLSVLKHDGSDKLSICQVDIGTSKNLQIICGARNIKPNVYVYVATVGAKLNAVDLTIKRSEIRGVMSEGMICSLQELGLEDSSEGIEIIDEDLALKHELGTPVSDLLQLNDFIYDLAITANRPDGMSVIGIAREISALLESKLSFPELNHKYNIHLNKGIKLCPEAITSNCIYTISCIDGVNGNKLSPIWLKDRIEKSGIKSINLLVDLTNYILLEQGQPLHAFDKEKLSNLIGKDVSPEDFSVRKAKDNESLVCLDGKKYELNENITVVTCSDKPVAIAGVIGGLETSVSNTTSSIYLEGAVFNPVTIRKSSKAVGIRTESSSRYEKGISSKNTISAVTRAMNLLEEYFSINLPIINTSNLKNNEDIFIKLRRSRIHKILGPLIINDQFEKRNISDTEIVDKLTLIGCSLKSKEYGWDVAVIPNRSQDLIREIDLIEEIARLIGYDRFDLNLPNPIKPGKLSSEQLALRKVKNGFTENGFNEVLSYSLVPEDKETLIKISNPLLLETSCLRDNIWKEHLEIVNRNIKAGQNSCYIFEIGNVFHKNTEFIQKEVLNGAIFGNKRFEKWVNSNKDNDLNYYQARGKLKEALSSLNIKIDDKPTDSIDFLHPGRTAKLIIEGKDAGYFGEIHPKLILEKKSLKIVYLFSINVDNLLGASTRKNKWIPIFKQYPIVPKIERDINFVFSKKFLISDITSLIKKTGKNLLEDVYLIDIFEDIKLGEDYISYTFRLSYRAQDKTLLDSDIKTIHSSIISNIEKSFQTKLRN